One Amorphoplanes digitatis genomic window carries:
- the pflB gene encoding formate C-acetyltransferase, with protein MSATVIDTTATGLDPWRGFAGDDWRTGIAVRDFIQANYEPYTGDASFLAGPTDRTRGIWDKLSAMFPAERERGVYDVDAVTPSTITSHQPGYIDNRNELIVGLQTDAPLRRAIIPNGGWRMVEGGLRAYGYEPDPAVAEIFTKYRKTHNDGVFDAYTPDILAARRSHIITGLPDAYGRGRIIGDYRRVALYGVDALITAKQADKDACAAQPMTEDTVRRREELSEQIRALAELKRMASSYGYDIAGPARTGRQAIQWLYFAYLAAVKEQNGAAMSLGRTSTFIDIFLQRDIAEHRLTESQAQELVDDFVIKLRIVRFLRTPEYDELFSGDPTWVTEAIGGMGADGRPLVTRSSFRYLQTLYNLGPAPEPNLTVLWSPALPRGFKDFCAQVSIDTSAIQYESDDLMRPRFGDDTAIACCVSAMAVGKQMQFFGARVNLAKTLLYAINGGRDENSGAQVGPALPPLEGDVLDYEQVVARFDTMMEWLAATYVNALNIIHYMHDKYAYERIEMALHDTDILRTLACGIAGLSVAADSLSAIKHATVHPVREDGLIVDYVVDGYFPAYGNNDDRVDSIAAGLVETFMAKIRKHPTYRQAVHTQSVLTITSNVVYGKHTGNTPDGRRAGQPFAPGANPMNGRDKHGMVAAALSVAKLPYEHALDGISLTTTVTPNGLGSTRDEQVRNLVGVLDGYTSTYGFHMNVNVLNRATLEDAMAHPENYPQLTIRVSGYAVNFVRLTPEQQRDVVSRTFHGSL; from the coding sequence ATGAGCGCGACCGTTATCGACACGACCGCCACCGGTCTCGACCCGTGGCGCGGGTTCGCCGGTGACGACTGGCGGACCGGCATCGCGGTACGCGACTTCATCCAGGCCAACTACGAGCCGTACACCGGCGACGCGTCGTTCCTGGCCGGACCGACCGACCGGACCCGCGGCATCTGGGACAAGCTGTCGGCGATGTTCCCGGCCGAGCGGGAACGCGGCGTCTACGACGTCGACGCGGTCACCCCGTCGACGATCACCAGCCACCAGCCCGGCTACATCGACAACAGGAACGAGCTGATCGTCGGGCTGCAGACCGACGCGCCGCTGCGCCGCGCGATCATCCCGAACGGCGGCTGGCGGATGGTCGAGGGCGGGCTCAGGGCGTACGGGTACGAGCCCGACCCGGCCGTCGCGGAGATCTTCACCAAGTACCGCAAGACCCACAACGACGGCGTCTTCGACGCGTACACCCCGGACATCCTCGCCGCCCGCCGGTCGCACATCATCACCGGACTGCCCGACGCGTACGGCCGCGGCCGGATCATCGGCGACTACCGGCGCGTCGCCCTGTACGGCGTCGACGCGCTGATCACCGCGAAGCAGGCCGACAAGGACGCCTGCGCGGCGCAGCCGATGACCGAGGACACCGTGCGCCGCCGCGAGGAGCTGTCCGAGCAGATACGCGCCCTTGCCGAGCTCAAGCGGATGGCGTCCTCCTACGGGTACGACATCGCGGGACCGGCCCGCACCGGCCGGCAGGCCATCCAGTGGCTGTACTTCGCCTACCTGGCCGCGGTGAAGGAGCAGAACGGCGCCGCGATGTCGCTGGGCCGCACGTCCACGTTCATCGACATCTTCCTCCAGCGCGACATCGCCGAGCACCGGCTCACCGAGTCGCAGGCGCAGGAGCTGGTCGACGACTTCGTGATCAAGCTGCGGATCGTGCGGTTCCTGCGCACCCCGGAGTACGACGAGCTGTTCTCCGGCGACCCGACCTGGGTCACCGAGGCGATCGGCGGGATGGGCGCCGACGGCCGCCCGCTGGTCACCCGCAGCAGCTTCCGGTACCTGCAAACCCTCTACAACCTAGGCCCGGCGCCGGAGCCGAACCTGACAGTGCTCTGGTCGCCCGCGCTGCCGCGCGGATTCAAGGACTTCTGCGCGCAGGTGTCGATCGACACCAGCGCCATCCAGTACGAGTCCGACGACCTGATGCGCCCGCGCTTCGGCGACGACACCGCGATCGCCTGCTGCGTGTCCGCGATGGCCGTCGGCAAGCAGATGCAGTTCTTCGGCGCCCGGGTCAACCTCGCCAAGACCCTGCTGTACGCGATAAACGGCGGCCGCGACGAGAACAGCGGCGCACAGGTCGGCCCGGCCCTGCCGCCGCTGGAGGGCGACGTGCTCGACTACGAGCAGGTCGTCGCGCGGTTCGACACGATGATGGAGTGGCTGGCCGCCACCTACGTCAACGCACTCAACATCATCCACTACATGCACGACAAGTACGCCTACGAGCGCATCGAGATGGCCCTGCACGACACCGACATCCTGCGCACCCTGGCGTGCGGCATCGCCGGCCTGTCGGTCGCCGCCGACTCGCTGTCGGCGATCAAGCACGCCACCGTCCACCCGGTCCGCGAGGACGGCCTGATCGTCGACTACGTCGTCGACGGCTACTTCCCGGCGTACGGCAACAACGACGACCGCGTCGACTCCATCGCCGCCGGTCTGGTCGAGACGTTCATGGCCAAGATCCGCAAGCACCCGACATACCGGCAGGCGGTGCACACCCAGTCGGTGCTCACGATCACCTCGAACGTGGTCTACGGCAAGCACACCGGCAACACCCCGGACGGCCGCCGGGCCGGGCAGCCGTTCGCGCCGGGCGCCAACCCGATGAACGGCCGCGACAAGCACGGCATGGTCGCCGCGGCGCTGTCGGTGGCGAAGCTGCCGTACGAGCACGCCCTGGACGGGATCTCCCTGACCACCACGGTCACCCCGAACGGCCTCGGCAGCACCCGCGACGAGCAGGTACGCAACCTCGTCGGCGTCCTCGACGGCTACACCTCGACCTACGGGTTCCACATGAACGTCAACGTGCTCAACCGGGCCACCCTCGAGGACGCGATGGCGCACCCGGAGAACTATCCGCAGCTGACCATCCGGGTCTCGGGGTACGCGGTCAACTTCGTGCGCCTGACGCCGGAGCAGCAGCGCGACGTCGTCTCCCGCACCTTCCACGGCTCGCTGTGA
- the pflA gene encoding pyruvate formate-lyase-activating protein, whose product MNATAVQRPDLGITPAETRTPHGELVAMVHSWDVVTAADGPGTRFVTFFAGCPLRCLYCQNPDTWEGRNGQRVTLDDLVGKMLGFKAFIQASGGGVTVSGGEPLLQSTFIEAYLHRCKQEGMHTALDTAGFLGVRASDRLLDDTDLVLLDIKSSDPETYRKVTGVGLEPTLAFGDRLAARGNRIRIRFVLVPGLTDDPDNVAGVADIAAGWGPAEAGGIVEQVDILGYHRLGVAKYRELGQAYPLADTPAATNEQITAAAEHFARRSLRVTTS is encoded by the coding sequence GTGAACGCCACCGCGGTCCAGCGCCCCGACCTGGGAATCACCCCGGCCGAGACCCGCACGCCGCACGGTGAACTCGTCGCGATGGTGCACTCGTGGGACGTCGTGACCGCCGCCGACGGGCCCGGCACCCGGTTCGTCACGTTCTTCGCCGGCTGCCCCCTGCGCTGCCTGTACTGCCAGAACCCGGACACCTGGGAGGGCCGAAACGGCCAGCGCGTCACCCTCGACGACCTGGTCGGCAAGATGCTCGGCTTCAAGGCGTTCATCCAGGCGTCCGGCGGCGGCGTGACCGTCTCCGGCGGCGAGCCGCTGCTGCAGAGCACCTTCATCGAGGCGTACCTGCACCGCTGCAAGCAGGAGGGTATGCACACCGCCCTGGACACCGCCGGGTTCCTCGGCGTCCGGGCGAGCGACCGGCTGCTCGACGACACCGACCTGGTCCTGCTCGACATCAAGTCCAGCGACCCGGAGACGTACCGGAAGGTGACCGGCGTCGGCCTTGAGCCGACCCTCGCGTTCGGCGACCGTCTCGCCGCCCGGGGAAACCGCATCCGCATCCGGTTCGTCCTCGTGCCCGGCCTGACCGACGACCCGGACAACGTCGCCGGCGTCGCCGACATCGCCGCCGGCTGGGGCCCGGCCGAGGCGGGCGGCATCGTCGAGCAGGTCGACATCCTCGGCTACCACCGGCTCGGCGTCGCCAAGTACCGCGAGCTCGGTCAGGCGTATCCGCTGGCGGACACCCCGGCGGCGACGAACGAGCAGATCACCGCGGCCGCCGAACACTTCGCCCGCCGCAGCCTGCGCGTCACCACGTCCTGA